A part of Anabas testudineus chromosome 7, fAnaTes1.2, whole genome shotgun sequence genomic DNA contains:
- the LOC113167698 gene encoding uncharacterized protein LOC113167698 has translation MKILQCLICCFFLSALQDGNTGLGLVEAETNVYIRSVGDDLSAECSSSASGNMKFLCKETCENENVLMETRDDNAQRGRYSMKYKDGGFLQSPVLTLSITQLMKSDSGRYRCGLGRTLSTASFKQFEVVVADAVLTKLLSLDQKPINKRSGTDLTVAFFFTVPGNTFFFCKEKCEDKNVLVDTDGNSVTKDRYSIEYRDDAFTEGTVFVSITQLKESDSGRYQCGLDRRFFPDSYYDFVVSVTDAPSPTQSLRISSGSFTQTTDQQPNKTNSSGVLMFVGLTVIVMVVLSSLAVLIICIKRNFKSRGSRTRGNSDATNMQFPHYENQPPVSRSEESTYQSLDPATRDQNQIYSTVTQRQHT, from the exons ATGAAAATCCTTCAGtgtctgatctgctgcttcttcctct cagctctgcaggatgGAAACACTGGTCTTGGTCTTGTTGAAGCAGAAACTAATGTTTATATAAGAAGTGTAGGAGACGATCTCTCAGCTGAATGCTCCTCCTCTGCATCAGGAAATATGAAGTTCTTGTGTAAGGAAacctgtgaaaatgaaaacgtTCTCATGGAAACAAGGGATGACAACGCTCAGAGAGGAAGATACAGCATGAAATACAAAGATGGGGGATTTCTTCAGTCTCCTGTTCTGACTTTGAGCATCACTCAGCTGATGAAGTCTGACTCAGGACGGTACCGATGTGGTTTGGGCAGAACTTTGTCAACAGCTTCCTTCAAACAGTTTGAAGTCGTTGTTGCAGACG ctGTGCTGACCAAACTCCTTAGTCTTGACCAGAAACCCATCAATAAAAGAAGTGGAACAGATCTCACAGTTGCTTTCTTCTTTACTGTCCCTGGAAAtacttttttcttctgtaaGGAAAAATGTGAAGATAAAAACGTTCTTGTAGACACCGACGGGAATTCAGTTACAAAAGACAGATACAGCATTGAATATAGAGACGATGCTTTTACAGAAGGaactgtgtttgtgagcatCACACAGCTGAAGGAGTCTGACTCAGGACGGTACCAATGTGGTCTGGACAGAAGGTTTTTTCCAGATTCATACTATGACTTTGTTGTCAGTGTTACAGATG ctccatctccaacacaGAGTTTAAGGATCAGTTCAGGAAGCTtcacacaaaccacagaccaGCAGCCGAACAAGACCAATTCTTCAG GTGTTCTGATGTTTGTGGGTCTGACTGTGATCGTCATGGTCGTCCTTTCATCATTGGCCGTGTTGATCATCTGTATTAAGAGGAACTTTAAATCCAGAg GTTCGAGGACCAGAGGAAACTCAGACGCCACAAACATGCAG TTTCCTCACTATGAGAACCAACCTCCAGTCTCCAGGTCTGAAGAATCCACCTATCAGAGTCTCGATCCAGCCACCAGGGACCAGAACCAGATCTActccacagtcacacagagacaacacacaTGA